In Candidatus Binataceae bacterium, the DNA window CGAGTCGTGATCATGCGCGGTGCGGGCCGTGCCTTCTGCGCGGGCCTGGATCTCAAGGAGCAGAACCGCGGCGGAGCGGGGCTCGGTGCATCGACCACCGGGACCATGGAGACGCAACGCCGCATGAGCGACCTGGTGGTCGCCATGCGCCGGGCGCCGCAGCCGTTTATCGCGGCAATCCGCGGCCCCGCAGCCGGCGGAGGATTCGCACTCGCACTGGCCTGTGATGCCCGCATCGCGGGAACCTCGGCGCGCTTCAACGCCGCCTTCATCCGTATCGGGTTGAGCGCCTGCGACATGGGCGTGAGCTACCATCTGCCGCGCGCCGTGGGAATGTCGGTTGCTTCGGAGTTGATGCTGACCGGGCGCTTCATCAACGCGGAGCGGGCACTGGCAACCGGATTAATCTCGGAGCTGCATCCCGATGCCGAAGTTGACGCGGCCGCGAACAGGCTCGCCCAGGAAATGAC includes these proteins:
- a CDS encoding enoyl-CoA hydratase/isomerase family protein, which translates into the protein MAYQAIETRNEGAVAWLTLNRPHNLNALSALMVEELEDYLHKLPKDHATRVVIMRGAGRAFCAGLDLKEQNRGGAGLGASTTGTMETQRRMSDLVVAMRRAPQPFIAAIRGPAAGGGFALALACDARIAGTSARFNAAFIRIGLSACDMGVSYHLPRAVGMSVASELMLTGRFINAERALATGLISELHPDAEVDAAANRLAQEMT